In Mercenaria mercenaria strain notata chromosome 15, MADL_Memer_1, whole genome shotgun sequence, a single genomic region encodes these proteins:
- the LOC128549162 gene encoding microfibril-associated glycoprotein 4-like isoform X1, producing the protein MRFLLFGCVLTCVEVWTFISSAGISFTKYHYDLNLAGYRCVPHKTVFETDNVSDPVQCVKQCHLTKKCRSVFYQPDSNKCIGCRNNPDIQTANLKTCNGSQYIRSKPVYTEETDCKAILKDRRSAPSGIYKIRLWKSKKIISVFCDMDTDGGGWTTIHTRFDGSTDFNRSFSEYENGFGAVNGEYWLGLKYIQELADKGTNEIRLEVTSKQDEDYFENYKDFKLLNGSDYVLSINPDTAESYPVLTNGFLAFAYLKGYPFSTFDRDMDAWKDNCARLERGGWWYRDCGSMNLNGEFCEYSCDHKTYSVEIGYYVYGFADSKQLKTSRMLIRRYAK; encoded by the exons ATGAGGTTTCTCTTGTTTGGATGTGTCTTGACTTGTGTGGAAGTCTGGACCTTTATATCCTCTGCTGGTATAAGCTTCACGAAATACCACTATGATCTCAATTTAGCTGGATATCGGTGTGTTCCTCACAAAACTGTCTTTGAAACTGACAACGTATCTGATCCTGTACAATGTGTAAAGCAATGTCACCTCACTAAAAAATGTCGTAGCGTGTTCTACCAACCGGATTCTAACAAGTGCATCGGGTGTCGTAATAATCCTGACATCCAGACAGCAAATCTGAAAACGTGCAATGGTTCACAATACATTCGATCTAAACCAGTTTACA cTGAAGAAACAGACTGCAAAGCTATTTTGAAGGACAGGCGCTCTGCACCAAGTGGCATATATAAAATAAGATTATGGAAGTCAAAGAAAATAATATCAGTATTCTGTGATATGGACACAGATGGTGGAGGCTGGACG ACGATTCATACCCGGTTTGACGGTTCGACTGACTTCAACAGAAGTTTCTCCGAATACGAAAATGGCTTTGGTGCGGTTAATGGTGAATATTGGCTAG GACTGAAATATATTCAAGAACTCGCTGACAAAGGTACAAATGAGATTCGACTGGAAGTGACGAGTAAACAGGATGAAGATTACTTCGAAAACTATAAAGACTTCAAGCTGTTAAATGGCTCCGATTACGTACTTTCAATCAATCCCGACACAGCAGAATCGTATCCAG TTTTGACAAACGGCTTCTTGGCGTTTGCCTATTTGAAGGGTTATCCATTTTCAACCTTCGACAGAGATATGGATGCATGGAAGGACAACTGTGCCCGGTTAGAAAGAGGCGGATGGTGGTATCGCGACTGTGGGAGTATGAACCTTAACGGTGAATTTTGTGAATATTCCTGCGACCACAAAACCTACAGCGTAGAAATAGGTTATTATGTGTACGGATTTGCTGACTCGAAACAACTGAAGACATCTCGAATGTTAATAAGACGCTATGCAAAATGA
- the LOC128549162 gene encoding ficolin-2-like isoform X2 — MDTDGGGWTTIHTRFDGSTDFNRSFSEYENGFGAVNGEYWLGLKYIQELADKGTNEIRLEVTSKQDEDYFENYKDFKLLNGSDYVLSINPDTAESYPVLTNGFLAFAYLKGYPFSTFDRDMDAWKDNCARLERGGWWYRDCGSMNLNGEFCEYSCDHKTYSVEIGYYVYGFADSKQLKTSRMLIRRYAK; from the exons ATGGACACAGATGGTGGAGGCTGGACG ACGATTCATACCCGGTTTGACGGTTCGACTGACTTCAACAGAAGTTTCTCCGAATACGAAAATGGCTTTGGTGCGGTTAATGGTGAATATTGGCTAG GACTGAAATATATTCAAGAACTCGCTGACAAAGGTACAAATGAGATTCGACTGGAAGTGACGAGTAAACAGGATGAAGATTACTTCGAAAACTATAAAGACTTCAAGCTGTTAAATGGCTCCGATTACGTACTTTCAATCAATCCCGACACAGCAGAATCGTATCCAG TTTTGACAAACGGCTTCTTGGCGTTTGCCTATTTGAAGGGTTATCCATTTTCAACCTTCGACAGAGATATGGATGCATGGAAGGACAACTGTGCCCGGTTAGAAAGAGGCGGATGGTGGTATCGCGACTGTGGGAGTATGAACCTTAACGGTGAATTTTGTGAATATTCCTGCGACCACAAAACCTACAGCGTAGAAATAGGTTATTATGTGTACGGATTTGCTGACTCGAAACAACTGAAGACATCTCGAATGTTAATAAGACGCTATGCAAAATGA